In Solanum lycopersicum chromosome 5, SLM_r2.1, the following are encoded in one genomic region:
- the LOC101252589 gene encoding pentatricopeptide repeat-containing protein At3g49740 → MKLSESSIKQLNSLLSNFTHSHQFSDALSLFNQIHSSLHLRPDHYTLSTTLTASANILNTTFGNQLHGFAIKTHLKQYPYVSNSLLSFYAKSKDLGSVKRVFKEIESPDVYSWTTLLSASTKLGEVGYACKVFDEMPHRNLAVWNAMITGCAESGYHGIALDFFQRMHFLGVRYDNYAFASVLSLCDMELLDFGRQVHSMVIKTGFLVRASVINALVTMYFNCKNDFDAFGVFEEAEDEVLDTVTYNAMIAGLVSMERAEEALIMFKDMCKFSLRPTKLTFVTIMSSCTCTRIASQLHAQVARIGLENYTSIANATITMYASCGNLNEALLVFERLRVKDNVSWNAMITSYAQNCLDSAAISAYIQMQKEGLEPDEFTIGSILASSESLVIVEIILGVVLKKALIFKTEVSNALLSAFCKHGEMKQAYQVFHDMFPRNMISWNTLISGCHLNGLPMGCLHLFSEIVSECLMPNPFTLSIILSVCASISALQQGKEIHTFILKSGFISEISLGNALITLYAKCGLLHWSLKVFQIMTQKDIVSWNSIITAYAQHGKGKEAVHCFEMMQELGGVIPDNTTFNAVLSACSHSGLINKGIEVFTSMVHSYGIEPTADHFSCIVDLLGRAGYLDEAEKLVKDRHVDVDSTVWWTLFSSCAAYGNVKLGRIAAGFLLETEKNNPSVYVLLSNIYASAENWEGSANVRKLMNKCGVLKQPGSSWIGS, encoded by the coding sequence ATGAAGTTAAGTGAAAGCTCCATAAAACAACTCAATTCCCTTCTTTCAAACTTCACTCATTCCCACCAATTCTCCGATGCTCTCTCTCTCTTCAACCAAATTCACTCTTCCCTTCATCTCAGACCTGATCATTACACCCTTTCAACCACTCTCACCGCCTCTGCCAACATCCTTAACACTACCTTCGGCAATCAGCTCCACGGTTTCGCCATTAAAACACACCTTAAACAATACCCATATGTATCGAATTCTCTCCTTTCATTCTATGCCAAATCTAAAGATTTGGGTTCAGTTAAAAGGGTCTTTAAAGAAATTGAATCCCCAGATGTTTATTCTTGGACTACGCTATTGTCTGCTTCTACCAAGTTGGGTGAAGTTGGGTATGCTTGTAAGGTGTTTGATGAAATGCCGCACAGGAATTTGGCTGTGTGGAATGCAATGATTACTGGGTGTGCTGAAAGTGGGTATCACGGGATTGCTTTGGATTTTTTTCAAAGAATGCATTTTTTGGGTGTTAGATATGATAATTATGCTTTTGCTAGTGTTTTAAGTTTGTGTGATATGGAGTTATTGGATTTTGGAAGACAAGTGCATTCGATGGTCATCAAGACGGGGTTTTTGGTAAGAGCTTCGGTGATTAATGCTTTGGTTACCATGTATTTTAACTGTAAGAATGATTTTGATGCTTTTGGAGTATTTGAAGAAGCTGAGGATGAAGTGCTTGATACTGTAACTTATAATGCAATGATCGCTGGTTTAGTGAGTATGGAAAGAGCTGAGGAGGCATTAATAATGTTCAAGGATATGTGTAAGTTTTCTTTGAGACCTACCAAGCTCACATTTGTGACCATAATGAGTTCATGTACGTGTACTAGAATTGCTTCTCAATTGCATGCTCAAGTTGCTAGAATAGGTTTGGAAAACTATACATCTATCGCTAATGCAACAATAACCATGTATGCTAGTTGTGGGAACTTGAATGAAGCCCTTTTAGTTTTTGAAAGACTAAGGGTGAAGGATAACGTGTCGTGGAATGCCATGATTACGAGCTATGCCCAAAATTGTCTGGACAGTGCAGCAATTTCTGCATACATTCAAATGCAGAAGGAAGGGTTAGAGCCAGACGAGTTTACCATAGGAAGCATACTCGCAAGCTCAGAGTCTCTAGTAATTGTTGAAATAATTTTGGGTGTTGTTTTGAAGAAGGCCCTTATCTTTAAGACTGAAGTATCTAATGCTCTGCTCTCTGCCTTCTGCAAGCATGGTGAAATGAAGCAGGCTTATCAAGTTTTTCATGACATGTTTCCTAGAAACATGATCTCTTGGAATACATTGATTTCTGGTTGTCATCTCAACGGACTACCCATGGGGTGCTTGCACCTCTTCTCTGAGATTGTTAGTGAATGTTTGATGCCTAACCCTTTTACTCTTAGCATCATTTTGAGTGTTTGTGCCAGCATTTCAGCTCTTCAACAAGGGAAGGAGATTCATACTTTCATTCTCAAATCTGGATTCATTTCAGAAATATCTTTAGGAAATGCCCTCATCACATTGTATGCAAAATGTGGACTGTTGCATTGGTCTCTTAAGGTTTTCCAGATAATGACACAAAAAGACATAGTTTCTTGGAATTCAATTATTACTGCATATGCACAGCATGGGAAAGGCAAAGAAGCTGTACATTGCTTTGAGATGATGCAAGAATTAGGTGGGGTCATACCAGATAACACAACCTTTAATGCAGTTCTATCAGCTTGCAGCCATTCAGGCTTAATCAATAAAGGCATTGAAGTTTTTACCTCCATGGTTCATAGCTACGGTATAGAACCTACAGCAGACCACTTCTCTTGCATTGTTGATCTTCTAGGCCGGGCTGGATATCTTGATGAGGCAGAAAAACTGGTAAAAGATAGGCATGTTGATGTAGATTCCACTGTTTGGTGGACATTATTCAGTTCCTGTGCTGCTTATGGCAATGTTAAACTAGGCAGAATTGCTGCGGGATTTCTGCTTGAGACTGAGAAGAATAACCCCTCTGTTTATGTGCTTTTATCCAATATTTATGCCAGTGCAGAGAACTGGGAGGGCTCTGCTAATGTGAGGAAACTGATGAATAAATGTGGAGTGTTAAAGCAACCTGGAAGCAGTTGGATAGGATCCTAA
- the LOC101265927 gene encoding probable xyloglucan endotransglucosylase/hydrolase protein 23, with amino-acid sequence MQFKNTYTMKTTFLLFLILSFFFSALAGNFNQDFDITWGDDRAKILENGQLMTLSLDKVSGSGFRSKNQYLFGKIDLKIKLVPGNSAGTVTTYYLSSIGSSHDEIDFEFLGNLSGDPYILHTNVFTQGKGDREQQFYLWFDPTKDFHTYSILWNPQSIIFSVDGTPIRQFKNLESSGIPYPKSQPMWIYSSLWNADDWATRGGLVKIDWTKAPFIASYTNFNAQACVWSSTSTSSSCNSTTQDSWLSENLDITGKSRIKWVQNNYMIYNYCNDIKRFPQGFPLECSLN; translated from the exons ATGCAATTCAAAAACACATACACCATGAAGACTACTTTCTTACTTTTCTTGATTCTAAGTTTCTTCTTCTCTGCTTTGGCTGGAAATTTTAACCAAGATTTTGATATTACATGGGGTGATGACCGCGCTAAAATACTCGAAAACGGACAACTTATGACCCTTTCCCTCGATAAAGTCTCTGGCTCTGGTTTTCGATCCAAAAACCAGTATTTGTTTGGAAAGATTGATTTGAAAATCAAACTTGTGCCTGGTAACTCTGCTGGCACCGTTACAACATACTAT CTATCTTCAATAGGATCAAGTCATGATGAGATTGACTTTGAGTTTCTTGGGAATTTGAGTGGTGACCCATATATTCTTCATACAAATGTATTCACACAAGGAAAGGGAGATAGAGAGCAACAATTTTATCTTTGGTTTGATCCCACTAAGGACTTTCATACATATTCTATTCTTTGGAATCCTCAAAGCATCAT attttcagTAGATGGGACACCAATTAGGCAATTCAAGAATCTAGAATCAAGTGGTATCCCCTATCCAAAGTCACAACCAATGTGGATATACTCAAGTTTATGGAATGCAGATGATTGGGCTACAAGAGGTGGACTTGTCAAAATTGATTGGACTAAAGCCCCATTTATTGCTTCATATACAAATTTCAATGCACAAGCTTGTGTATGGTCTTCAActtcaacttcttcttcttgcaATTCTACTACACAAGATTCTTGGCTAAGTGAAAACTTGGATATAACAGGCAAATCAAGGATTAAATGGGTGCAAAATAATTACATGATTTATAATTATTGTAATGATATTAAACGTTTTCCTCAAGGGTTTCCTCTTGAGTGTTCTCTCAATTAG